Proteins encoded in a region of the Rickettsia bellii RML369-C genome:
- a CDS encoding IS110 family transposase: MIKYHKHIGIDIGKYNFVVGIEGIKDTKEYENTSFGIFEFINDNKDILANSLTVVETTGGYELELLYSLCERGYVVHRADARKVKNFIRSYGNSAKTDKLDAKALGLYGKERADKLEVFKPESKQNIQLFRLVQRRNDLKQMLVAEKNRLQQANTDKFVKNSCINMIDVLSNQITEITNQVEVIISSDQLLKAKHEILKEINGIGNIVAFELLILLPELGKLTRRQIASLAGLAPKANDSGKYQGYRKVGHGRAGVKLYYSLLLCQPVIARLLV; the protein is encoded by the coding sequence ATGATAAAATATCACAAACATATAGGAATTGATATAGGAAAATATAATTTTGTAGTAGGAATAGAGGGCATAAAAGATACAAAAGAATATGAGAATACAAGTTTCGGTATATTTGAATTTATTAATGATAATAAGGATATTTTAGCAAACTCTCTAACTGTAGTTGAAACAACAGGCGGATATGAACTAGAGTTATTGTATAGCTTATGTGAAAGAGGTTATGTAGTACATAGAGCAGATGCAAGAAAGGTAAAGAATTTTATCAGATCATATGGTAATAGTGCAAAAACAGATAAGTTAGATGCTAAAGCATTAGGATTATATGGTAAGGAGCGAGCAGATAAGCTTGAAGTATTTAAGCCTGAATCAAAACAAAATATACAATTATTTCGGTTAGTACAAAGACGGAATGATTTAAAGCAAATGTTAGTTGCCGAAAAGAATAGATTACAACAAGCAAATACAGATAAGTTTGTTAAAAATAGCTGTATAAATATGATAGATGTTTTAAGTAATCAAATTACAGAGATTACTAATCAGGTAGAAGTGATTATATCATCAGATCAGCTGTTAAAAGCAAAGCATGAGATATTGAAAGAGATAAATGGCATTGGTAATATAGTTGCTTTTGAGTTATTAATATTATTACCGGAGTTAGGGAAGTTAACAAGACGGCAGATTGCTTCTCTTGCAGGGCTTGCTCCAAAAGCTAATGATAGTGGTAAATATCAAGGATATAGAAAGGTAGGACATGGTAGAGCAGGAGTCAAGCTATACTATTCCTTGCTGCTATGTCAGCCCGTAATAGCAAGACTTCTGGTTTAA
- a CDS encoding Hsp20/alpha crystallin family protein, with translation MKAYIPAIAAVILSSNATLANQNQAYNSNHTTSLHQAIELLDNQITNIDNLFKNKLPFYESNSIKSKFITKDKQYIIIMEVPGFDKDHIKIKVNGNKLFVKGNIEDKNKADDSNNYMNKNFNYVISLYEDVDQKNISSSLKNGILTITLPRIEVKEQDAKEIPIN, from the coding sequence ATTAAAGCTTACATCCCAGCTATAGCAGCTGTCATCTTATCTAGTAATGCTACATTAGCAAATCAAAACCAAGCATATAACTCTAATCATACAACTTCCTTACATCAAGCAATAGAATTACTAGACAACCAGATTACAAATATTGATAATCTATTTAAAAATAAGTTACCTTTTTATGAATCTAATAGCATTAAGAGCAAATTTATTACTAAAGATAAACAATATATTATTATTATGGAAGTACCTGGTTTTGATAAAGATCATATCAAAATTAAAGTAAATGGTAATAAATTATTCGTTAAAGGAAACATTGAAGACAAAAATAAAGCCGATGATTCAAATAATTATATGAATAAGAACTTTAATTATGTAATATCTTTATATGAGGATGTAGATCAAAAAAATATTTCTTCAAGTCTAAAAAACGGTATACTTACTATCACCTTGCCACGCATAGAAGTTAAAGAGCAGGACGCAAAAGAAATACCGATTAATTAA
- a CDS encoding DUF5410 family protein, with amino-acid sequence MPDSPSEITKGYVNEDVLERIVKGEPTKEDVATLSSSFESNPKERTEFVKNLGDNLTPNALHKLNSMVMQQADRLSQETDPNFQCRIAETKIF; translated from the coding sequence ATGCCTGATTCACCAAGTGAAATAACAAAAGGTTACGTTAACGAAGACGTATTAGAGCGAATAGTTAAAGGAGAACCGACGAAAGAAGATGTGGCTACTTTAAGCAGTAGTTTTGAGAGTAATCCAAAAGAGAGAACAGAGTTTGTTAAGAATTTAGGAGATAATTTAACTCCTAATGCATTACATAAGTTAAACTCTATGGTAATGCAGCAAGCCGATAGATTATCACAAGAAACTGATCCGAATTTTCAATGCCGAATTGCTGAAACTAAAATTTTTTAA
- a CDS encoding DUF5410 family protein, with translation MKAEFDKEGNFIPPKLSSAIEDHYATLADKGGFYDKRSGLSSDPKETRIAKSVGFMLDAPLARNTEHYKNLPPQEQYGLEDKLRDIRVNRLNDKTPAPPQHKTDKEMGINETKLTDKEAQEKISKIGKPFSKLLTNNIVDATLKNLESENFKLDEEHKTKITAALSESLEKISFSELSTNKTEIINNLTKDLKEKQTMVSKAAHALARQIFLSYFH, from the coding sequence ATGAAAGCGGAATTTGATAAAGAGGGCAATTTCATACCTCCTAAATTATCTTCTGCTATTGAAGACCATTATGCTACTTTAGCAGATAAAGGAGGTTTCTATGATAAGCGTTCCGGTTTATCGTCAGATCCTAAAGAAACTAGGATAGCTAAATCAGTGGGTTTTATGCTTGATGCTCCACTGGCAAGAAATACTGAACATTACAAAAATTTACCTCCTCAAGAACAATATGGCTTAGAAGATAAGTTAAGAGATATAAGAGTAAATAGATTAAACGATAAAACTCCTGCCCCACCTCAACATAAAACTGATAAAGAGATGGGAATTAATGAAACAAAACTTACTGATAAAGAAGCTCAAGAAAAAATCTCTAAAATCGGCAAACCATTTTCTAAACTTTTAACAAATAATATAGTTGATGCTACATTAAAAAATCTAGAAAGCGAAAATTTTAAACTAGACGAAGAACATAAAACCAAAATCACTGCGGCATTGTCTGAATCTTTAGAAAAGATTTCATTCTCAGAATTATCAACAAATAAAACGGAAATAATAAATAATCTAACTAAAGACTTGAAAGAAAAGCAGACTATGGTTTCAAAAGCTGCTCATGCTTTGGCCCGGCAAATCTTCTTATCATATTTCCACTGA